The following are from one region of the Sciurus carolinensis chromosome 5, mSciCar1.2, whole genome shotgun sequence genome:
- the Spryd7 gene encoding SPRY domain-containing protein 7: protein MAASVLCCLRCCRDGGTGHIPLKEMPAVQLDTQHMGTDVVIVKNGRRICGTGGCLASAPLHQNKSYFEFKIQSTGIWGIGVATQKVNLNQIPLGRDVHSLVMRNDGALYHNNEEKNRLPANSLPQEGDVVGITYDHVELNVYLNGKNMHCPASGIRGTVYPVVYVDDSAILDCQFSEFYHTPPPGFEKILFEQQIF from the exons ATGGCCGCCTCGGTGTTGTGCTGCCTACGGTGCTGCAGAGACGGCGGGACCGGCCACATCCCTCTGAAGGAGATGCCTGCTGTGCAGCTGGACACGCAGCACATGG GAACAGATGTTGTCATtgtaaaaaatggaagaagaatatGTGGCACAGGAGGTTGTTTAGCCAGTGCACCTTTACATCAAAACAAAAGTTACTTTGAATTCAAAATCCAGTCTACAG GAATCTGGGGTATTGGTGTTGCAACTCAGAAGGTTAACCTGAATCAGATTCCTCTTGGCCGAGATGTGCACAGTCTAGTGATGAGAAACGATGGAGCCCTGTACCACAACAATGAAGAGAAAAACAGGCTGCCAGCAAACAGCCTTCCACAGGAGGGAGACGTGGTG ggTATTACATATGACCATGTagaattaaatgtatatttgaatGGAAAAAACATGCATTGTCCTGCATCAGGTATACGAGGGACAGTGTATCCAGTTGTTTATG TTGATGACAGTGCGATATTGGATTGCCAGTTCAGTGAATTTTATCATACTCCTCCACCcggttttgaaaaaatattatttgaacagCAGATCTTCTGA